A window of the Cicer arietinum cultivar CDC Frontier isolate Library 1 chromosome 6, Cicar.CDCFrontier_v2.0, whole genome shotgun sequence genome harbors these coding sequences:
- the LOC101504302 gene encoding exocyst complex component EXO70I, whose amino-acid sequence METKDNNNIEATRKFLTSTLETSKAIASSLDESGSRLKLLNKKCLSLQTSLKLISMQSFSFCDVENGMNSVLCSVSAVVKVFQCVNQLENSLLIEPSYDFFTYVSNTKKLEEALKLLTDNCKLASCWLRSVFEKKPTYTNDIYLLNVEKVLRILQELQAIEDGARLDRGILSIALDKLEISFHKLLMSNTMPLPLVSLIDQPNIIEKQGFPFPSSLTSKFQVIAERLNANNRLDKCQSMYVEVRGMNARRSLKTIDLSYLEIPISEFEDAHGIESCIEQWSIHLELVVEKLLEVEFMLSSIIFEKISPEASMKCFAKIAIESGIFSFIKFGKFVSERKNEPLKLLNLLSMFRVLNGLRLKFNKLFRGEACEEIRIVIKDLITRVVNCASDIFFQLSEQVKLQRPSCPPSDGSVPRLVSFVTNYCNKLLSDEYKPHLIQVLEIHLSWKKELYEEGIFWTQIYSIIKEVALNLDVWSKAYEDITLSYFFMMNNHCHFYNLKGTLVGNMMGDSWLKAHEQYKEYYASLYLRNSWGNLQNILVVQKDIVSSSMIFEDLAKRLKTFNLAFDERYKKECKWIIIDEILRENICKHLVEGIVPIYKVYLKNYILCVESDDGVVDKHIIKYTAKGLENKIWSLFQPKMRKHGDSIKHKDLISKIKEVSHHFRLSLVAL is encoded by the coding sequence ATGGAAACCaaagacaacaacaacattGAAGCTACAAGAAAGTTCTTAACTTCTACCTTAGAAACATCAAAAGCTATTGCTTCTTCATTAGATGAATCTGGTTCAAGATTGAAGCTTCTTAACAAAAAATGTTTATCATTGCAAACTTCACTTAAACTCATCTCAATGCAAAGTTTTTCATTTTGTGATGTTGAAAATGGTATGAACAGTGTTCTATGTTCTGTTTCAGCAGTAGTTAAAGTTTTTCAATGTGTTAATCAGTTGGAAAATTCTCTCTTGATAGAACCAAGTTATGATTTTTTCACATATGTCTCAAACACAAAGAAGCTTGAAGAAGCATTGAAGCTTCTCACTGATAATTGCAAGTTAGCATCATGTTGGTTGAGaagtgtttttgaaaaaaaaccaACATATACAAATGATATTTACCTTTTGAATGTAGAAAAAGTCTTAAGAATATTGCAAGAATTGCAAGCCATAGAAGACGGTGCGCGCCTCGACCGAGGAATTCTTAGTATTGCTCTTGACAAACTTGAGATTTCTTTTCACAAACTTTTAATGTCAAACACTATGCCTCTTCCTTTGGTTTCACTAATTGATCAGCCAAATATCATTGAAAAACAAGGTTTTCCGTTTCCGAGTTCTTTAACAAGTAAGTTTCAAGTCATCGCCGAGAGATTAAATGCTAACAACAGGCTAGACAAGTGTCAATCTATGTATGTTGAAGTTCGAGGTATGAATGCGCGACGAAGTTTGAAGACTATTGATTTAAGCTACCTTGAGATTCCGATATCTGAGTTTGAGGATGCACATGGAATAGAGAGTTGCATAGAGCAATGGAGTATTCATTTGGAGTTGGTTGTGGAGAAACTTCTTGAGGTTGAGTTTATGCTCTCTTCAATAATCTTCGAGAAAATCAGTCCAGAAGCATCGATGAAATGTTTTGCAAAGATTGCGATTGAATCGGGAATTTTTTCCTttataaaatttggaaaatttGTTAGTGAGAGGAAAAATGAGCCTTTGAAGCTGTTGAATTTGTTGTCTATGTTTAGAGTTTTGAATGGTTTAAGACtaaaattcaataaactttTTAGAGGTGAAGCTTGTGAAGAAATTAGAATTGTGATAAAGGATCTTATTACAAGAGTTGTGAATTGTGCTAGTGATATTTTCTTCCAACTTTCAGAACAAGTGAAGTTGCAAAGACCATCTTGTCCTCCCTCAGATGGAAGTGTTCCTAGGTTGGTAAGTTTTGTCACTAATTATTGCAATAAGCTTCTTAGTGATGAGTATAAGCCACATTTGATACAAGTTTTGGAAATTCATCTTAGTTGGAAAAAGGAACTATATGAAGAGGGTATTTTTTGGACTCAAATATATAGCATAATTAAGGAAGTTGCATTAAATTTAGATGTTTGGTCAAAAGCCTATGAAGATATCACtttgtcttatttttttatgatgaataaTCATTGTCATTTCTATAATTTAAAGGGTACTTTAGTTGGAAATATGATGGGAGATTCTTGGTTAAAAGCACATGAACAATATAAAGAGTATTATGCATCACTTTATTTGAGGAATAGTTGGGGAAATCTTCAAAATATTCTTGTTGTTCAAAAGGACATAGTTTCATCTTCTATGATTTTTGAAGATTTGGCTAAGAGACTAAAGACTTTCAATCTAGCTTTTGATGAAAGGTACAAAAAGGAATGTAAATGGATAATCATTGATGAAATATTAAGGGAAAATATATGCAAGCATTTAGTGGAAGGTATTGTACCAATTTATAAGGTGTACTTGAAGAATTACATTTTGTGTGTTGAAAGTGATGATGGTGTGGTTGATAAgcatattattaaatatacaGCAAAGGGTTTGGAGAATAAGATTTGGTCATTGTTTCAACCAAAGATGAGGAAACATGGTGATAGCATTAAACACAAAGATttgattagtaaaataaaagaagtgAGTCATCATTTTCGGTTGAGTTTAGTTGCTTTATAG